CTACTCGCCAGCCTACGGTGCCAGACCGCTTGCTAGGCTCATCGAGAAGGAGGTACTCAATCGTCTTGCCGTACTCATCCTTCGCGGTTCCATCAAGGAGGGCGAGGTGGCGAGAGTGGTGCTCGAAGATGGTCACATCCTGGTGCTGCCTAACCACACGGATAGTGAGGATGACTCGGAGATGTACGATGAGTCCGATGCTGTAGCGGAGCTGGACGATGATGGTGGTGACATGGATCTCTACGACTAAGTGCGTAGTAAGCTCCATTGAGATTGGTTAAAGGCATTTCAGCATTGGCGTTGATGGATTAATAGGGTTTTCTTTCTACATTGCATGCTCTGGTAAAGCATATAAATGGGTCTCATGAGTTACGGGTGATGATTGACAGCGCAATGGTAGAGGCGCTACATTGGCGTTTGGGCCAGGATATTTGATGACCTTACTCTGTACATAGTTAATATGACGCATACTTCAAACTGTATATTTTTTCAATTGCGCACATTGATAGCTGATGCGAGCGGACTCAAGGCTCAAAGTCATCAGGTATATTTAGTTCAATTCCAAGGATCAAGCTTTAGACAGAACTTTGGTGAATCCTCGCAAGGTGTGAATAAAATCTTGTTCCAGCGTATCTCTACAGTCATCAACTTTTTGTCATTTCTTCGTCTAATGTTGCCATGATGGACTACCTAGCCAAACGGATGCGCCTGCTTAACTAAGTCCGGGGTATATTGCATCCCATTCCACCTAAATCGAACAACCTAGTAGAAGAAACCCAGAACCTTTCCGGCGACGTGCTTTCTGCGGGCCTCCTCGTGGTCCATGATACCAGCGGAGGTGGTCAGAACGATGAAACCGAATTGACGCGAGGGAAGTAGCTTGACAACCCACTTCTCCATGTCGCGGAGCTGAACGTTGTAACGGGGCGAGATGACACCGGTCTTGTTGACACGGCCGTTGAGCTGGATGACGATCTTGCCGTTGCGGTGGTCGTCGACCTCCTCGAACTCGCCAATGTAGCCTGGAGGAGGATTAGCATGTTGCGGCGAATTAAACATCAAACGTCATGAAAGGGATCCGAGGATGTGTAAGTCCCCCGCAGTTTAATATATCGGACACTTAAAGGTCAATGATTGTGGGGTTACGAGATCATTAACTAGTTATCAGCCCGAAGGAGGAGCGCAGGAAGGCGCATGCGGTGTAGACGCGGTGGAAGTGTGCAGGAGGTGGGTGGGTCTTgggaaaagaagaagaggcTCGACATACCGTGACGCTGCATGACAGTGAGGAACTTGACGATGACCTTGGAGGACGGGCGGATCAGGACCTGGCGCTTGCCAGCCTTCTCGGCTACGAGGCGTTAGTGGGAGCCATAGACCAGATCCGAGATGAAGTACCGTTGTTGATCGCATTCAGAGCGTCGTTAAGAACGGAGGTCTTGACCATTTTGGCGGTTTTGTCGGGAGATTCTCGGTGGCTGAGGCGACTGAGGTATCTGCGCGCGCTTGGTGGTTAGCCTCCAGATGCCAGAGCATGGAGAGTGCCCTCAGACTAAAGCTTGAGGGTTCTTCAGCTCTTGTCGCAGAGGAGAAGCAGTGTCGCATTCATCCTTGCGGATAGGTGCGATTGCTCCTCCTGGCTCTGAGGGGCACTCGGGTCGACGAAGACATACCTCGTTAGGTGCGGTGGTAAACTGTGGTGGAGGAGAGTCGAAAAGTTCGCGTTCGACCAAGCAAATTGGATGTGGTGGCTCGTGCGCTCGCTAACGGCACTGGGATCTTGGCGCGACCGTCTCTGGCTCCCTCGACTGCGAAGCACGCGACAGAATGCAGCCATGAACAAAGTCCTCTCCTAACCTCAGCAACTCATAATTGGGGGAATCGTTTTGTGTTGGCCTCATATTGATTGGTGATTGCATGACCCAGGTCCAGCTAGCACAGCATCTCCCACCCCCTTGCCTTCACGTGCAGTCAAGGTCACTAACCTTCTTAGTCATGACGTAGCACTCGTCACTTTGCCTCCCATTATCCCATATACCTCACTTCTAGAAGCACTGTGAATTTACACCTAAGTTGATCTTCCTTAGCTCATCATGTCTGAAGCGTGCTGTACTTGTGCTGCGTTCCTCTCCTCTATCCCACCTTCATACGACGAGAAAACGGAGAAGCCGGCACAGTTCGAACGCAGACTGAACTGCTGTGGCCGCGCCATCTGCGCTCGATGCTTGACCGATAATCCGCGATTCCAAAACTACTGTCCATACTGTCAGATAGCGACTGGACCGTCGGCTTTACCACCACAGGGTCTACGCGAGCCTCCGACGTATTCGCCACCGGATGAGCAACAATTCGACGACGAATTGCCGCCGTACCAAGCACATAGAAGCCTCCAACCCCCTTCCGAGAAGTCAAATGCAAACGAAGAGAATACGCCGGATGTTCTGCACTTTGTCGACCAAAACAACGATTCGATTTCGTCGCTCTCGCTTCGATATGGTGTACCCGCAGACGCCTTACGCCGAACGAACAACTTGTATGCGGACCATCTGCTTGCGGCTCGCAGGACTGTTCTCATACCTGGAGAATACTACAAAGGCGGTGTTAGTTTGAGTCCGCGGCCACTAGAGGGTGAGGAAGAG
The sequence above is a segment of the Pyrenophora tritici-repentis strain M4 chromosome 3, whole genome shotgun sequence genome. Coding sequences within it:
- a CDS encoding 40S ribosomal protein uS8, with the translated sequence MVKTSVLNDALNAINNAEKAGKRQVLIRPSSKVIVKFLTVMQRHGYIGEFEEVDDHRNGKIVIQLNGRVNKTGVISPRYNVQLRDMEKWVVKLLPSRQFGFIVLTTSAGIMDHEEARRKHVAGKVLGFFY
- a CDS encoding LysM domain containing protein produces the protein MSEACCTCAAFLSSIPPSYDEKTEKPAQFERRLNCCGRAICARCLTDNPRFQNYCPYCQIATGPSALPPQGLREPPTYSPPDEQQFDDELPPYQAHRSLQPPSEKSNANEENTPDVLHFVDQNNDSISSLSLRYGVPADALRRTNNLYADHLLAARRTVLIPGEYYKGGVSLSPRPLEGEEEEIKKTKLRKFMVKCKVSEYDVALLYLEQAGYNLEQAITAFKADEDWEKEHSLEAAKKGKSKDSRTSGRRKWGFGGLTGQLS